A region of Streptomyces sp. NBC_01750 DNA encodes the following proteins:
- a CDS encoding TIGR03086 family metal-binding protein: protein MENHVATLLTRHTEALALFTERVHAVGVDQWDAPTPCTDWSVRDLVNHLTAEQLWVPALVTDGSGVEEVGDAYEGDVLGRKPKAAWDAAARAARKAFAAPGALEQTVQLSYGETPAVAYCAQMITDAVVHTWDLSRGIGAPERLPAALVSFALDEVTPYASGLSKSGLFAPPIEPPPGDSHQTRLLALLGRRD from the coding sequence ATGGAAAACCATGTGGCAACCCTCCTCACCCGGCACACCGAAGCGCTCGCGCTCTTCACCGAGCGCGTGCACGCCGTAGGGGTCGACCAGTGGGACGCTCCGACGCCCTGTACCGACTGGTCCGTACGCGATCTCGTCAACCACCTCACTGCGGAACAGCTCTGGGTGCCCGCCCTGGTGACCGACGGATCGGGCGTCGAGGAAGTCGGCGACGCGTACGAAGGGGATGTACTCGGCAGGAAGCCGAAGGCCGCCTGGGACGCCGCCGCACGCGCCGCACGCAAAGCCTTCGCGGCTCCAGGGGCGCTGGAGCAGACCGTACAGCTGTCGTACGGGGAGACACCGGCCGTCGCGTACTGCGCCCAGATGATCACGGATGCCGTGGTGCACACCTGGGACCTCTCTCGTGGGATCGGCGCGCCGGAGCGGCTGCCGGCCGCGCTGGTGAGCTTCGCGCTGGACGAAGTCACGCCGTACGCGTCGGGCCTGTCGAAGTCCGGCCTGTTCGCCCCGCCCATCGAGCCGCCGCCGGGCGACAGCCACCAGACCAGGCTGCTGGCCCTGCTGGGGCGCCGTGACTGA
- a CDS encoding gamma-glutamylcyclotransferase family protein has translation MTESESGIEPGSGSGSGIEPELPFFVYGTLRPGECNHDLFLHGRTAAEEPALLADAVLYEGPGYPYALLDAGGGTVAGEVVTAASGEYEELLAVLDRLEEYVAPGHPRNLYERVARDVVRPDGTAVRAWVYVAAPGLARELRASGTCIRGGDWCGRTSG, from the coding sequence GTGACGGAGTCCGAGTCCGGGATCGAGCCCGGGTCCGGGTCCGGGTCCGGGATCGAGCCCGAGCTCCCGTTCTTCGTATACGGGACCCTGCGCCCCGGTGAGTGCAACCACGACCTCTTCCTGCACGGCCGCACTGCCGCGGAGGAGCCGGCGCTGCTGGCCGACGCGGTGCTCTACGAGGGCCCGGGCTATCCGTACGCCCTGCTCGACGCCGGTGGGGGCACGGTCGCGGGTGAGGTGGTGACGGCGGCGTCGGGGGAGTACGAGGAGCTCCTCGCCGTACTCGACCGGCTGGAGGAGTACGTCGCGCCCGGCCACCCGCGCAATCTGTACGAGCGGGTGGCCCGCGATGTCGTCCGGCCGGACGGCACGGCGGTCCGTGCCTGGGTGTACGTGGCGGCGCCGGGCCTGGCCCGGGAACTCCGCGCGAGTGGCACCTGCATCCGCGGCGGCGACTGGTGCGGCCGTACGAGCGGCTGA
- a CDS encoding SanA/YdcF family protein encodes MLRLPKLPRARRTQRRIVQTIMLACVFALAPATWMHAAADSRVRTVAEVPAQDVAVVFGAGLWKGRPTPYLAHRLDAAAELYRAGKVKVVLVTGDNSRVEYDEPDAMRTYLSARGVPDGRIVSDYAGFDTWDSCVRAKKIFGVERAVLVTQGFHIRRAVALCQAAGVESYGVGVTEPHDATWYYGGTREMFAAGKAALDATLTPDPRFLGAKERGVKEALAAAAG; translated from the coding sequence CTGCTGCGGCTCCCGAAGCTGCCGCGCGCCCGGCGCACCCAGCGACGGATCGTGCAGACGATCATGCTCGCGTGCGTGTTCGCGCTCGCGCCCGCGACCTGGATGCATGCCGCCGCCGACAGCCGGGTCCGCACCGTCGCCGAGGTGCCCGCACAGGATGTCGCCGTCGTCTTCGGGGCCGGGCTGTGGAAGGGCCGGCCCACGCCCTACCTCGCGCACCGGCTCGACGCCGCCGCCGAGTTGTACCGGGCGGGCAAGGTCAAGGTCGTGCTGGTCACCGGCGACAACAGCAGGGTCGAGTACGACGAGCCGGATGCCATGCGGACATATCTCAGCGCTCGCGGAGTGCCGGACGGGCGCATCGTCAGCGACTACGCCGGCTTCGACACCTGGGACTCGTGCGTCCGCGCCAAGAAGATCTTCGGCGTGGAGCGGGCGGTCCTGGTGACGCAGGGCTTCCACATCCGGCGGGCCGTCGCCCTCTGCCAGGCGGCCGGAGTCGAATCGTACGGCGTCGGGGTCACCGAGCCCCATGACGCGACCTGGTACTACGGCGGGACGCGGGAGATGTTCGCCGCCGGCAAGGCGGCGCTGGACGCCACGCTCACGCCGGATCCGCGATTCCTCGGCGCCAAGGAGCGCGGTGTGAAGGAAGCGCTGGCCGCAGCGGCCGGGTGA
- a CDS encoding molybdopterin oxidoreductase family protein → MPDTLDDTTATHCPYCALQCGMSLRGRAGAVEVVERPDFPVNRGALCGKGRTAPALLSSRVRLTEPLVRRPATGRLEPATWEEALSTVAAGLRRTRAVYGPDAVGVFGGGGLTNEKAYLLGKFARVVLGTSQIDYNGRFCMSSAAAAHQRAFGLDRGLPFPLEDIPRSGCVILVGSNLAETMPPALRYLTELRENGGKLIVVDPRRTRTAEQADLHLAPRPGTDLALALGLLHVVVAEGRTDEEFVSERTSGWEDARAAAMAHWPEFVERVTGVSVPELREAVRVFCDAESAMVLTARGPEQHSKGTDTVSAWINLCLATGRAGRPLSGYGCLTGQGNGQGGREHGQKADQLPGYRKLDDPAARAHVAGVWGVEPETLPGPGRSAYELLDALGGDVKSLLLMGSNPVVSAPHAGHVEERLRSLDFLAVADVVLSETAALADVVLPVTQWAEETGTTTNLEGRVLLRRKAVSAPPGVRSDLEVLGSLASLLGHEKGFPADPEEVFEELRRASAGGPADYSGITYRRIVEEDGVFWPCPEEPAAAGGDRGPAAEGSSVPRTAHPGTPRLFLERFATPDGRARFIAVGHRAAAEEADAEYPVLLTTGRVVAQYQSGAQTRRVDELNAAAPGAFVELHPQLAERVGAVEGDALAVVSRRGRAVGPARITTGIRPDTVFMPFHWPGEGRVNSVTNPALDPTSRMPEFKVCAVRVERAHQDERQKEPQNEQQKEQQR, encoded by the coding sequence ATGCCCGACACGCTCGACGACACCACCGCGACCCACTGTCCCTACTGCGCCCTGCAGTGCGGCATGAGTCTGCGCGGCAGAGCCGGGGCGGTCGAAGTGGTGGAGCGACCGGACTTCCCTGTCAACCGTGGCGCCCTGTGCGGCAAGGGCCGCACCGCGCCCGCACTGCTCTCCTCCCGGGTGCGCCTGACCGAGCCCCTGGTCCGACGCCCCGCCACAGGCAGGCTCGAGCCGGCCACCTGGGAGGAGGCCCTGAGCACGGTCGCCGCGGGCCTGCGGCGTACGAGGGCGGTCTACGGCCCCGACGCGGTCGGCGTCTTCGGTGGCGGCGGCCTGACCAACGAGAAGGCGTACCTGCTAGGGAAGTTCGCCCGGGTCGTGCTCGGCACCTCGCAGATCGACTACAACGGGCGCTTCTGTATGTCGTCGGCGGCGGCCGCGCACCAGCGGGCGTTCGGCCTCGACCGCGGGCTGCCGTTCCCGCTGGAGGACATACCGCGCAGTGGATGCGTGATCCTCGTCGGCTCGAATCTCGCCGAGACGATGCCGCCCGCGCTGCGCTATCTGACCGAGCTCCGGGAGAACGGCGGCAAGCTCATCGTCGTCGATCCTCGCCGTACACGGACCGCGGAGCAGGCCGATCTGCATCTGGCCCCGAGGCCGGGAACCGATCTGGCGCTCGCGCTCGGGCTGCTGCATGTGGTGGTGGCGGAGGGACGGACGGACGAGGAGTTCGTCAGCGAGCGCACGAGTGGCTGGGAGGACGCCAGGGCGGCCGCGATGGCGCACTGGCCCGAGTTCGTCGAGCGCGTCACGGGCGTCAGCGTGCCCGAACTGCGGGAAGCGGTAAGGGTGTTCTGCGACGCCGAGTCCGCGATGGTACTCACGGCGCGCGGGCCCGAGCAGCACTCCAAGGGCACGGACACGGTGAGCGCCTGGATCAACCTCTGTCTGGCGACGGGCCGGGCGGGACGGCCGCTGTCCGGCTACGGCTGTCTGACCGGTCAGGGCAACGGGCAGGGCGGCCGCGAACACGGCCAGAAGGCGGACCAGTTGCCGGGCTACCGCAAACTGGACGACCCGGCGGCGCGGGCGCATGTCGCCGGGGTGTGGGGAGTGGAGCCGGAGACGCTGCCGGGCCCCGGGCGCAGCGCGTACGAACTGCTGGACGCGCTGGGCGGGGACGTGAAGTCGCTGTTGCTGATGGGTTCGAACCCGGTGGTGTCCGCGCCGCACGCCGGGCATGTGGAGGAGCGGCTGCGCTCGCTGGACTTCCTGGCGGTGGCGGACGTGGTGCTGTCGGAGACGGCGGCGCTGGCGGATGTGGTGCTGCCGGTCACCCAGTGGGCGGAGGAGACGGGCACGACGACGAACCTGGAGGGCCGGGTCCTGCTGCGCCGGAAGGCGGTGTCGGCGCCGCCGGGAGTACGGAGCGACCTGGAGGTTCTGGGCAGCCTGGCAAGCCTGCTCGGCCACGAGAAAGGCTTTCCGGCGGATCCGGAGGAGGTCTTCGAGGAACTCCGCCGGGCGTCGGCGGGCGGCCCGGCGGACTACTCGGGCATCACGTACCGGAGGATCGTGGAGGAGGACGGGGTGTTCTGGCCGTGCCCGGAGGAACCCGCTGCGGCCGGGGGCGACCGTGGACCTGCGGCCGAGGGCTCGTCCGTACCCCGAACCGCCCATCCCGGTACGCCACGGCTCTTCCTCGAGCGGTTCGCCACTCCCGACGGGCGTGCCCGGTTCATCGCCGTCGGGCATCGGGCCGCGGCAGAGGAAGCGGATGCCGAGTATCCCGTGCTGCTGACGACCGGGCGGGTCGTCGCCCAGTACCAGTCCGGGGCGCAGACCCGGCGGGTCGATGAGCTCAACGCCGCCGCGCCCGGGGCCTTTGTGGAGCTGCATCCACAGCTCGCCGAACGTGTCGGCGCCGTCGAGGGGGATGCGCTCGCCGTCGTCTCGCGGCGCGGGCGGGCCGTCGGGCCTGCGCGGATCACCACCGGGATCCGTCCGGACACCGTCTTCATGCCGTTCCACTGGCCGGGCGAGGGCCGGGTCAACTCGGTGACGAATCCGGCGCTCGACCCGACCTCGCGCATGCCGGAGTTCAAGGTGTGCGCGGTCCGGGTGGAACGCGCACACCAGGATGAACGGCAGAAGGAACCTCAGAACGAACAGCAGAAGGAACAGCAGCGGTAG
- the cutA gene encoding divalent-cation tolerance protein CutA, which translates to MAQALTVLTVLTTTDSAEKAEALARGAVESRLAACAQISAPVTSVYHWKNAIETAEEWQVLFKTTEARYAALEAHLTAAHDYETPEIIATPVVRGSAAYLAWIDEETVAP; encoded by the coding sequence ATGGCCCAGGCACTGACCGTACTCACCGTGCTGACCACGACCGACAGCGCGGAGAAGGCGGAGGCTCTCGCCCGGGGTGCGGTGGAGTCGCGGCTGGCTGCGTGTGCGCAGATCTCCGCGCCGGTCACCTCCGTCTACCACTGGAAGAACGCGATCGAGACGGCGGAGGAGTGGCAGGTTCTGTTCAAGACCACCGAGGCCCGCTACGCCGCGCTGGAAGCGCATCTGACGGCCGCGCACGACTACGAAACGCCGGAGATCATCGCGACGCCGGTGGTGCGCGGCAGTGCGGCGTATCTGGCATGGATCGACGAGGAGACCGTGGCGCCGTGA
- a CDS encoding aminotransferase class IV family protein, producing the protein MTYIEINGAPATAEALHLPALTSYGHFTAMQVRDARVRGLALHLGRLDASTRELFGRSLDGERIREDIRHALGAADARDASVRVYVYWPDGDERATLMVTVRPPQKMAEHPKRLMSVPYVRDMPHIKHLGGFGQNHYLTLADRAGFDEALLTTPDGLVTEGAITNIAFWDGGSVVWPDAPALPGMTMALLEPRLPSVRRRVTLTDLPSYEAVFITNSQGIAPVCRIDEVEYAVDAELMKTVTAAYDAVEWDLI; encoded by the coding sequence ATGACGTACATAGAGATCAACGGCGCGCCCGCCACCGCGGAGGCGCTGCACCTACCCGCGCTCACGAGCTACGGGCACTTCACCGCCATGCAGGTCAGGGACGCCCGGGTGCGCGGCCTCGCGCTCCACCTCGGCCGGCTGGACGCGTCGACTCGGGAGCTGTTCGGCCGGAGCCTGGACGGGGAGCGGATACGGGAGGACATCCGGCACGCGCTGGGTGCGGCGGACGCCCGCGACGCCTCCGTCCGGGTCTACGTCTACTGGCCGGACGGCGACGAGCGGGCGACGCTGATGGTGACCGTGCGGCCACCGCAGAAGATGGCCGAGCACCCGAAGAGACTGATGTCCGTGCCGTACGTCCGCGATATGCCGCACATCAAGCATCTGGGCGGCTTCGGGCAGAACCACTACCTGACGCTCGCGGACCGGGCCGGGTTCGACGAGGCGCTGCTGACCACTCCTGACGGCCTTGTGACGGAGGGCGCGATCACCAACATCGCTTTCTGGGACGGTGGTTCGGTGGTCTGGCCGGACGCCCCCGCACTGCCTGGCATGACGATGGCCCTGCTGGAGCCGCGGCTGCCGTCGGTGCGCCGCCGGGTGACGCTCACCGATCTCCCCTCGTACGAGGCGGTGTTCATCACCAACTCGCAGGGCATCGCGCCGGTGTGCCGGATCGACGAGGTGGAGTACGCGGTGGATGCGGAGCTGATGAAGACGGTGACCGCGGCGTACGACGCGGTGGAGTGGGACCTGATCTGA